A genomic window from Camelina sativa cultivar DH55 chromosome 2, Cs, whole genome shotgun sequence includes:
- the LOC104740429 gene encoding 1-deoxy-D-xylulose 5-phosphate reductoisomerase, chloroplastic-like: protein MMMTLNSLSPAESVAISFFDTSRFNLIPKIPGGFGLRKRNQGRDFGKGVKCSVKVQQQSSSPPPAWPGRAVPEAPRQSWDGPKPISIVGSTGSIGTQTLDIVAENPDKFRVVALAAGSNVTLLADQVRRFKPALVAVRNESLINELKEALADLDYKPEIIPGEQGVIEVARHPEAVTVVTGIVGCAGLKPTVAAIEAGKDIALANKETLIAGGPFVLPLAKKHNVKILPADSEHSAIFQCIQGLPEGALRKIILTASGGAFRDWPVEKLKEVKVADALKHPNWNMGKKITVDSATLFNKGLEVIEAHYLFGAEYDDIEIVIHPQSIIHSMIETQDSSVLAQLGWPDMRLPILYTMSWPDRVPCSEVTWPRLDLCKLGSLTFKKPDNVKYPSMDLAYAAGRAGGTMTGVLSAANEKAVEMFIDEKISYLDIFKVVELTCDKHRNELVTSPSLEEIVHYDSWAREYAATVQLSSSGARPVHA, encoded by the exons AAAGGAGTCAAGTGTTCAGTGAAAGTGCAGcagcaatcttcttctcctcctccagcATGGCCTGGGAGAGCTGTTCCTGAGGCACCTCGTCAATCTTGGGATGGACCAAAACCCATCTCTATCGTTGGATCTACTGGTTCTATTGGCactcag ACATTGGATATTGTGGCTGAGAATCCTGACAAATTTAGAGTTGTGGCTCTAGCTGCTGGTTCCAATGTTACTCTCCTTGCTGATCAG GTAAGGAGATTTAAGCCTGCGTTGGTTGCTGTTAGAAACGAGTCATTGATTAATGAGCTTAAAGAGGCATTAGCAGATTTGGACTACAAACCTGAGATCATTCCAGGGGAGCAAGGAGTGATTGAG GTTGCTCGACACCCTGAAGCTGTAACTGTTGTTACCGGAATAGTAGGTTGTGCAGGACTAAAG CCTACGGTTGCTGCAATTGAAGCAGGAAAGGACATTGCTCTTGCAAACAAGGAGACATTAATCGCAGGTGGCCCATTCGTGCTTCCGCTTGCCAAGAAACATAATGTTAAGATTCTTCCGGCAGATTCAGAACACTCTGCTATATTTCAG TGTATTCAAGGTTTGCCTGAAGGCGCTCTGCGCAAGATAATTTTGACTGCATCTGGTGGAGCTTTTAG GGATTGGCCTGTTGAAAAGCTGAAGGAAGTTAAAGTAGCGGATGCGTTGAAGCATCCAAACTGGAACATGGGAAAGAAAATCACTGTGGACTCGGCTACACTTTTCAACAAG GGTCTTGAGGTCATCGAAGCACATTATTTGTTTGGAGCTGAGTATGACGATATAGAGATTGTCATTCATCCTCAAAGTATCATACACTCCATGATTGAAACACAG GATTCATCTGTACTTGCTCAATTGGGTTGGCCTGATATGCGTTTACCAATTCTCTACACCATGTCATGGCCCGATAGAGTTCCTTGTTCTGAAGTAACTTGGCCAAGACTTGACCTTTGCAA ACTCGGTTCGTTGACTTTCAAGAAGCCAGACAATGTGAAATACCCATCCATGGATCTTGCTTATGCTGCTGGACGAGCTGGAGGGACAATGACTGGAGTTCTCAGCGCCGCCAATGAGAAAGCCGTTGAAATGTTCATTGATGAAAA GATAAGCTATTTGGATATCTTCAAGGTTGTGGAGTTAACATGCGATAAACATCGTAACGAGTTGGTAACATCACCTTCTCTTGAAGAGATTGTTCACTATGACTCGTGGGCGCGTGAATACGCGGCGACTGTGcagctttcttcttctggtgcGAGGCCAGTTCATGCCTGA